Proteins from a genomic interval of Elusimicrobiota bacterium:
- the mutY gene encoding Adenine DNA glycosylase, which produces MPWRKTKDPYPVLLSEYMLQQTTVSTVLPYFNRFLRRFPTLKSLAESDLNDVLAMWSGLGYYARARNLWSAAKAIQDKYDGKIPSDVQDLEALPGVGPYTAGAISAFAFNKPAIVLDGNITRVLMRLLGIEDDPKLKAVQTIVKKLSFDLSNTPRQVVTSIISRGQSCSKDINLALMDVGATICLPQNPHCGKCPVEEFCLAKRAGRQNEIPLKGETPDRPKIRRLFAALHHDGEWLVARRPPEGLFGGLWEFIGVDAPSGVDPIQYLEEAVLDELGYKVRVRQAIPMFEHQLTHRVFVVRTFLCDPLTTGPDVLPKKGVRYDQFKWVSRQKLTKLGISSITQRILSLLSAVHPA; this is translated from the coding sequence ATGCCGTGGCGCAAAACAAAAGATCCCTATCCCGTTCTTCTTTCGGAATACATGCTTCAGCAGACCACGGTCTCCACAGTGCTTCCTTATTTCAATCGGTTCTTAAGAAGGTTTCCCACTCTAAAATCCTTGGCGGAGAGCGATCTTAACGATGTTTTGGCCATGTGGTCAGGGCTGGGATATTACGCGCGGGCTCGAAATTTGTGGTCAGCCGCCAAAGCGATCCAAGACAAATACGATGGGAAAATTCCCTCTGATGTTCAAGACTTGGAAGCGCTTCCGGGAGTGGGGCCTTACACAGCCGGAGCCATCTCGGCCTTTGCTTTTAACAAACCGGCCATTGTTTTGGATGGGAACATCACGCGGGTGCTTATGCGACTGCTCGGTATTGAAGATGATCCCAAACTCAAAGCCGTTCAAACGATTGTAAAAAAATTGTCATTTGATCTTTCCAATACGCCCCGTCAGGTGGTCACCTCGATTATATCGCGGGGTCAATCTTGTTCGAAGGACATCAACCTCGCGTTGATGGATGTGGGTGCGACGATTTGTTTGCCTCAAAACCCTCATTGCGGGAAGTGCCCGGTGGAAGAATTTTGCTTGGCCAAGAGGGCGGGCCGGCAAAATGAGATTCCGCTCAAGGGCGAAACCCCCGATCGCCCGAAAATTCGGCGACTTTTTGCGGCGCTTCATCACGATGGCGAGTGGTTGGTGGCGCGGCGACCACCCGAGGGTCTTTTTGGAGGATTGTGGGAATTCATCGGGGTGGACGCGCCTTCCGGGGTTGATCCCATCCAATATTTGGAAGAAGCGGTTCTTGATGAATTGGGATATAAAGTCAGAGTTCGCCAAGCCATTCCCATGTTTGAACACCAGTTGACGCACCGGGTTTTTGTCGTTCGAACCTTTTTGTGTGATCCATTGACAACGGGACCCGATGTGCTGCCCAAAAAAGGGGTTCGGTATGACCAGTTTAAATGGGTGTCTCGTCAAAAATTAACCAAACTTGGTATCTCATCAATAACACAGCGTATTCTGAGCTTGCTTTCAGCTGTCCATCCGGCATAA
- the lhgO gene encoding L-2-hydroxyglutarate oxidase LhgO — translation MNTVDCIVVGAGVMGSAVARSLLLRKKVKSVAVLEKEAAPAQHTSGRNSGVVHAGFNLKPGSLKAKFCVEGNKRMREFCAQKKVPLESVGTWVVALEEKEKSVLEEIYKRGQANGVEGVRLVDGNEMRKHEPQTLGIAALHAPTGAITSGKQVTQALVEEVQSLGGIFFFGEKVQGIDEGSGGYTVSTSQGRHQAPLLFNCAGLYADEVAHKLDVGTQYTIVPFRGEYYKLTPEKSTLVNSMIYPVPDLNYPFLGVHWTKTITGELMIGPSATMAFGRESYKPLSVGWIDTLKMVTKENFWSMFKSKDFRRMAWSQIKMSLNHAEFIREAQKLVRGSEIRDFKPGKSGNRAQVVNETGKLVDDMLVEKKGTALHVLNAVSPGFTCALPFADHLVDTLLN, via the coding sequence ATGAATACCGTTGATTGCATAGTGGTGGGAGCGGGAGTCATGGGATCGGCGGTGGCGCGTTCTTTGCTTTTACGGAAAAAAGTGAAGTCAGTGGCGGTGCTTGAGAAAGAAGCAGCGCCGGCTCAACACACCAGCGGTCGCAACAGCGGAGTGGTTCACGCGGGCTTCAATTTAAAACCCGGAAGCCTGAAAGCCAAATTTTGTGTGGAGGGCAACAAGCGGATGAGAGAATTTTGCGCCCAAAAGAAAGTGCCCTTGGAGTCGGTGGGGACATGGGTGGTCGCTTTGGAAGAAAAAGAGAAATCAGTTCTTGAGGAGATTTATAAGCGAGGTCAAGCCAATGGTGTGGAGGGCGTGCGATTGGTGGATGGCAATGAGATGCGGAAACACGAACCTCAAACTTTGGGGATCGCCGCGTTGCATGCTCCCACGGGTGCTATCACGAGCGGCAAACAAGTCACACAAGCTTTGGTTGAAGAGGTTCAATCTTTGGGGGGCATTTTCTTTTTTGGAGAAAAAGTGCAGGGAATTGACGAGGGGTCGGGCGGCTACACGGTGTCAACGTCCCAAGGGCGTCATCAGGCCCCTTTGCTTTTCAATTGCGCCGGACTTTATGCCGATGAGGTGGCCCACAAATTGGATGTGGGGACTCAATACACCATTGTTCCATTTCGAGGGGAGTATTATAAATTGACACCAGAGAAGAGCACGTTGGTGAACTCGATGATTTATCCCGTTCCCGATTTGAACTATCCGTTTCTGGGCGTGCATTGGACGAAAACCATCACCGGAGAGTTGATGATCGGTCCCAGCGCGACCATGGCCTTTGGGCGCGAATCTTACAAGCCCCTGTCGGTGGGATGGATCGATACGCTTAAAATGGTGACCAAAGAAAATTTTTGGAGCATGTTCAAATCAAAAGATTTCCGGAGGATGGCCTGGAGTCAGATCAAAATGTCCTTGAACCATGCCGAGTTCATTCGCGAAGCACAAAAACTGGTTCGAGGAAGCGAAATCCGAGATTTCAAGCCCGGCAAAAGCGGCAACCGGGCCCAAGTGGTCAACGAGACCGGAAAATTGGTAGATGACATGCTGGTTGAGAAAAAGGGCACAGCGTTGCACGTGCTCAATGCGGTTTCGCCGGGTTTTACCTGTGCTTTACCGTTCGCCGACCATCTGGTCGATACACTTTTAAATTGA
- the acoA gene encoding Acetoin:2,6-dichlorophenolindophenol oxidoreductase subunit alpha, translated as MIERFYKSIYRIRRVEEELVRLYPSDKIKSPVHLSIGQEAVSVGVCEALQPDDAVFGTYRGHALYLAKGGNLNQMIAELYGKVTGCARGKGGSMHLVDVGAHMMGTSAVVGTTIPVAVGYAYAQRQQKKTTVVAVFFGDGAVDEGAFHESINFAALKKLPVIFVCENNFYAIHSHQKTRQLRNNLCERAESYGVPAQRIDNNNTFKIYEAVKEILPAMRTGKSGPIFLECMTYRWREHVGPGFDFSLGYRSKEECDEWIKNDEMVALGKRLEGATKSQIEKEVEQEIAKAIDFAEKSPFPIYEDLYVDVFKES; from the coding sequence ATGATTGAGCGGTTTTACAAGTCGATCTATCGCATTCGCCGCGTGGAGGAGGAGTTGGTGCGACTCTATCCTTCGGATAAAATCAAAAGTCCCGTCCATCTTTCGATTGGGCAGGAAGCCGTTTCCGTTGGTGTATGTGAAGCTTTACAACCTGATGACGCCGTATTCGGCACTTATCGGGGTCATGCCCTTTATTTGGCAAAGGGGGGGAACCTGAACCAAATGATCGCCGAATTGTATGGCAAGGTCACGGGTTGCGCCCGCGGGAAAGGCGGATCCATGCATTTGGTGGATGTGGGCGCCCATATGATGGGGACCTCCGCCGTGGTTGGGACGACCATCCCTGTGGCGGTGGGATATGCCTATGCCCAGCGCCAACAAAAGAAAACGACGGTTGTGGCTGTGTTCTTTGGAGATGGCGCCGTGGATGAAGGGGCGTTCCATGAAAGTATTAACTTCGCAGCTCTGAAAAAACTCCCCGTTATCTTTGTATGTGAAAACAATTTTTATGCCATTCATTCCCACCAGAAAACCCGTCAATTGAGGAACAATCTTTGCGAGCGAGCTGAGAGCTATGGCGTTCCAGCACAGAGAATCGACAACAACAATACCTTCAAAATTTATGAGGCTGTTAAAGAAATCCTTCCCGCCATGCGAACAGGGAAATCGGGGCCGATTTTCTTGGAATGCATGACTTATCGGTGGCGAGAACATGTGGGGCCGGGTTTTGATTTTTCTCTTGGATATCGGTCCAAGGAAGAATGTGATGAATGGATTAAGAATGACGAGATGGTTGCTTTGGGGAAACGTTTGGAGGGTGCCACCAAGTCGCAAATTGAGAAGGAAGTGGAGCAAGAGATCGCAAAAGCCATTGATTTCGCGGAGAAAAGTCCTTTCCCAATTTACGAAGATCTTTACGTTGATGTTTTTAAGGAATCATAA
- the soj gene encoding Sporulation initiation inhibitor protein Soj has protein sequence MKKVAITNQKGGVGKTTTAINLATAVALAGVRTLLVDLDPQANVTSGFGVVRPGLDSNIYAALIGDKPLSEIIVKTDVPHLDLVPSGIDLVGAELELASIEGRESRLKNALATLTEPYQFIFFDCPPSLGLITLNALNTADSVIIPIQCEYYALEGLTQLTRSIEYIRERFNPALQVEGIVFTMYDGRSNLTRQVREEVEKHFYGKTYRNWIPRNVRLAEAPGFGKPGVVYDPQSVGARAYKLLADEFLQNNGIRIYQNEPPAEIINQPAGVA, from the coding sequence ATGAAAAAAGTCGCCATCACCAATCAAAAAGGAGGCGTTGGAAAAACCACCACGGCCATCAACTTGGCCACAGCGGTGGCCTTGGCAGGGGTCCGGACCTTGCTGGTTGATCTCGATCCTCAGGCGAATGTGACCTCTGGCTTTGGTGTGGTGCGACCCGGCCTTGACTCCAATATTTATGCGGCGCTCATTGGCGACAAACCTCTTTCAGAAATTATTGTTAAAACGGATGTTCCCCATTTGGATTTGGTTCCTTCGGGAATTGACTTGGTGGGAGCGGAACTTGAATTGGCTTCCATCGAAGGCCGAGAGTCTCGACTCAAGAATGCGTTGGCAACATTAACAGAACCATACCAGTTCATTTTTTTTGATTGTCCCCCTTCATTGGGATTGATTACGCTCAACGCCCTCAATACGGCCGATTCGGTCATTATCCCGATTCAATGTGAATATTATGCGCTGGAGGGTTTAACTCAGCTGACGCGTTCCATTGAATACATTCGAGAGCGTTTTAACCCGGCTCTTCAGGTGGAAGGAATCGTTTTCACCATGTACGACGGCCGGTCCAATTTAACTCGCCAAGTGCGTGAGGAAGTGGAAAAACATTTTTATGGAAAAACCTATCGCAATTGGATTCCGAGAAATGTCCGCTTGGCTGAAGCACCTGGTTTTGGAAAACCGGGAGTGGTTTATGATCCGCAATCGGTGGGGGCGAGAGCTTATAAACTATTGGCGGATGAATTTTTACAGAACAATGGAATTCGGATTTATCAAAACGAACCACCGGCTGAGATCATCAATCAACCGGCGGGGGTGGCGTGA
- the acoB gene encoding Acetoin:2,6-dichlorophenolindophenol oxidoreductase subunit beta, with protein sequence MERTLLYTEAVREATEIEMQRDPSVLVFGLGVDDAKGIQGTTTGLVEKFGVDRCFDTPLAEDGMTGVAIGMALAGLRPIHVHIRMDFVLLAMNQLVNMAAKLRYMYGGSVNVPMVVRAMIGKSWGQGPQHSQAFHSYFMHVPGIKVVAPSTPYDAKGCLIESIRDNNPVLFIEHRMLHFHKGPVPEGSYTVPFGRARVLMEGSDVTIVGISNMVYECIRAQKILAEAGLSAEIIDPISLSPLDMGTIVKSVKKTGHLLVVDNGWVTCGAGSEIVAHCLEMMRDDRHVKVQRMGFAPVTCPTTKVLEDCFYPNSRTIATAANTLVRPNHSWTPVDNNAQELIEFRGPF encoded by the coding sequence ATGGAACGAACACTTTTATATACCGAAGCCGTTCGCGAAGCCACTGAAATAGAGATGCAACGTGATCCATCTGTCCTTGTCTTTGGATTGGGCGTGGATGACGCGAAAGGCATTCAAGGAACAACCACAGGCCTTGTGGAAAAATTTGGGGTTGATCGCTGTTTTGACACGCCATTGGCCGAAGATGGCATGACCGGAGTCGCGATTGGAATGGCGCTCGCAGGCCTGCGTCCCATTCATGTGCATATTCGCATGGATTTTGTTCTTTTGGCCATGAACCAGTTGGTGAACATGGCTGCCAAGCTTCGGTATATGTATGGGGGGTCCGTAAACGTTCCCATGGTTGTCCGGGCCATGATCGGAAAAAGCTGGGGACAGGGGCCCCAACACTCCCAGGCATTTCACTCCTATTTCATGCATGTTCCTGGCATAAAAGTCGTTGCTCCATCGACGCCCTATGACGCCAAGGGCTGTCTCATTGAAAGTATTCGAGATAATAATCCGGTTCTTTTTATTGAACACCGAATGCTGCATTTCCATAAAGGACCCGTTCCTGAAGGCAGTTATACCGTTCCTTTCGGGCGAGCTCGCGTATTGATGGAAGGGTCTGACGTGACAATTGTGGGGATTTCGAACATGGTCTACGAATGTATTCGCGCTCAGAAAATTTTGGCTGAGGCGGGTCTGAGCGCTGAAATCATCGATCCCATCTCCTTAAGTCCACTCGATATGGGAACGATCGTGAAATCGGTGAAAAAAACAGGGCATCTTCTTGTTGTTGATAACGGTTGGGTAACGTGTGGGGCCGGTTCGGAAATTGTGGCCCATTGCCTTGAAATGATGCGAGACGATCGACATGTCAAAGTTCAGCGAATGGGTTTCGCCCCAGTGACCTGTCCAACCACCAAAGTCCTCGAAGATTGTTTCTATCCCAATTCTCGAACCATCGCGACGGCAGCCAACACATTGGTTCGTCCAAACCATTCGTGGACTCCCGTTGACAACAACGCCCAGGAATTAATCGAATTTCGTGGGCCATTTTAA
- the trmD gene encoding tRNA (guanine-N(1)-)-methyltransferase yields the protein MFEGPLTESLMGRAQRAGLIELKIHNLRDWSDDERHQKVDDRPYGGGAGMVLRPEPIFRALKELQGTKKRSDRPWIIFTSPQGEKFTQKMAEKLAKKKRMIVLCGHYEGIDERVMPLIDQEVSIGDFVLTGGELPAMVIIDALARLVPGVVGDPDSVKNESFSTGILDYPHYTRPSHWRGKKVPQALLSGNHKEIEKWRTQAAIRQTKKKRPSLLKEKF from the coding sequence ATGTTTGAGGGGCCCTTAACCGAAAGTTTAATGGGCCGAGCCCAGAGGGCGGGGTTGATTGAGTTAAAGATTCACAATTTACGTGATTGGTCCGATGATGAGAGGCACCAGAAAGTTGACGATCGACCCTATGGTGGAGGGGCCGGCATGGTGCTCCGGCCCGAACCAATTTTTAGAGCTTTAAAAGAGCTCCAGGGAACAAAAAAGAGAAGCGATCGTCCTTGGATAATTTTTACTTCGCCACAAGGTGAAAAGTTCACCCAGAAAATGGCGGAAAAGTTGGCCAAAAAGAAAAGGATGATCGTTCTTTGCGGCCATTATGAAGGGATCGATGAGCGAGTTATGCCGCTTATTGATCAAGAAGTCTCAATAGGTGATTTTGTTTTGACGGGAGGCGAGCTGCCAGCCATGGTCATAATCGATGCGCTGGCACGGCTTGTTCCTGGAGTGGTGGGAGATCCTGACTCGGTGAAAAATGAGTCATTTTCAACTGGGATTTTGGATTATCCCCATTACACTAGGCCGAGTCATTGGCGAGGGAAAAAGGTTCCCCAAGCGCTCCTCTCCGGCAATCACAAAGAAATCGAAAAGTGGCGAACGCAAGCCGCCATTCGACAGACGAAAAAAAAACGGCCGTCATTGCTTAAAGAAAAATTTTAA
- the rplS gene encoding 50S ribosomal protein L19, translating into MNRQELINYVDQKHRKKEAQEFRVGDTVRVSVRITEGDATRIQVFEGIVISFKGHGGSRTFTVRKISFGVGVERCFPLISPSVDKIEVVRSGHSRRAKLYYLRDRVGRAAKLEDKDVQVLGDVKKNSSAAEPKDTGTPPLPQQELAAAVKK; encoded by the coding sequence ATGAATAGACAAGAACTCATAAACTACGTTGACCAAAAACATCGGAAAAAAGAAGCTCAAGAATTTCGTGTTGGAGACACGGTTCGCGTTTCGGTGCGGATCACAGAGGGTGATGCGACGCGGATCCAGGTTTTTGAGGGAATTGTTATTTCTTTCAAAGGTCACGGAGGCTCAAGAACATTCACGGTAAGGAAAATTTCATTCGGCGTCGGAGTGGAACGATGTTTCCCCCTCATCTCACCCAGTGTTGACAAAATTGAAGTGGTTCGATCGGGCCATTCACGGCGGGCCAAACTTTATTATTTGAGAGACCGCGTGGGTCGCGCAGCGAAATTGGAAGACAAAGACGTCCAAGTGCTTGGAGATGTCAAAAAAAATTCTTCAGCTGCTGAACCCAAAGATACTGGGACTCCTCCTCTTCCCCAACAAGAATTGGCAGCTGCCGTAAAGAAATAA
- the spo0J gene encoding Stage 0 sporulation protein J, whose amino-acid sequence MAAHKALGRGLEALFSSHPSRPKQEVQDSPEKTSLKGASGPHVREIPVGNIKPNRHQPRTEFDQEALAELAQSIRSHGLAQPLLVTESGTPGEYELVAGERRLRASKMAGLASVPCTIRSLTNRQRFEVALVENLQREDLNALEEATALDGLMKEYDLTQEDVANAIGKSRSTVANILRLLRLHADVQAAVRAGSITEGHAKCLAGLSEHTEQLQWLVKIIEDHLSVRDLESLLSEQPSQKKSNSNRLKQVLPEVLKYQEELQRQLSRRVEIQTNGKKGWLKFEFYNPEDLDVLLKKMGLKV is encoded by the coding sequence ATGGCAGCACATAAAGCCTTGGGCCGGGGCCTCGAGGCGCTCTTCTCTTCTCACCCTTCTCGGCCCAAACAAGAGGTTCAGGATTCACCAGAAAAAACTTCTCTCAAAGGGGCCAGCGGTCCGCATGTTCGCGAGATTCCTGTTGGCAATATCAAGCCAAACCGACATCAACCCCGAACAGAATTCGATCAGGAAGCTTTGGCGGAATTGGCCCAGTCCATTCGGTCGCACGGTTTGGCCCAACCTCTTTTGGTGACGGAAAGTGGCACTCCTGGAGAATATGAGTTGGTGGCGGGGGAGCGGCGTTTGCGGGCTTCAAAAATGGCCGGGCTTGCCTCCGTTCCTTGCACGATTCGGAGTTTGACGAACAGGCAACGGTTTGAAGTGGCCTTGGTTGAAAACTTACAACGTGAAGATTTAAACGCGCTTGAAGAAGCCACCGCTCTTGATGGGCTCATGAAAGAGTATGACCTCACACAAGAAGATGTGGCGAACGCCATTGGAAAAAGTCGATCGACCGTAGCGAATATTTTGCGTCTTTTGAGGCTTCATGCGGACGTTCAAGCCGCGGTGAGGGCTGGTTCCATTACGGAGGGGCACGCCAAGTGTTTGGCCGGTCTCTCTGAGCACACCGAACAATTGCAATGGCTGGTGAAAATTATTGAAGATCATCTTTCTGTTCGAGATCTGGAATCACTTTTGTCAGAACAACCTTCTCAGAAGAAATCCAATTCCAATCGCCTCAAACAGGTCTTGCCAGAAGTCCTTAAATACCAAGAAGAGTTGCAACGTCAGTTATCGCGTCGTGTTGAAATTCAGACCAATGGGAAAAAAGGGTGGCTCAAGTTCGAGTTTTATAACCCGGAGGATTTGGATGTGTTGTTAAAAAAAATGGGACTAAAAGTTTAA
- the rpsP gene encoding 30S ribosomal protein S16, which translates to MSVRIRFNRVGRPHAPFYRLVAIDRQQARDAAPIEVLGTINPRNMKKPEAINVDRIKHWVSVGALASESVVHCLKVAGVWDQVKPGSSQTAKV; encoded by the coding sequence ATGAGTGTACGAATTCGTTTTAATCGCGTGGGCCGTCCCCATGCCCCCTTCTATCGCTTGGTCGCCATTGATCGCCAACAGGCGAGAGATGCCGCTCCGATCGAAGTTCTAGGAACCATTAACCCCAGAAATATGAAAAAACCAGAAGCCATCAATGTGGACCGCATTAAACATTGGGTGAGCGTTGGGGCTTTGGCCAGTGAATCCGTGGTTCATTGTCTTAAAGTGGCCGGTGTTTGGGATCAAGTGAAACCTGGTTCCAGTCAGACCGCAAAGGTTTAA
- the rnhB gene encoding Ribonuclease HII, which produces MEALEGYTFDENWGAKYRISSVLPIIAGVDEAGRGPLAGPVVAAAVVLPWNPKIVGLRDSKIIPPEQREALYCEIQEQALAWEVAIVEPVVIDSINILEATLLAMRQCVQNLSLKPGLVLVDGNQEPGSGFLEKAIVKGDQMSASIMAASILAKVTRDQIMLEAHDLYPHYGFDEHKGYGSAKHFEAIKLHGPCPLHRRSFEPMRSLT; this is translated from the coding sequence ATGGAGGCGCTCGAAGGGTACACATTCGACGAGAATTGGGGTGCCAAATACAGAATCTCCTCTGTCCTCCCAATAATTGCGGGTGTAGACGAAGCCGGGCGTGGTCCTTTAGCGGGACCGGTTGTCGCGGCGGCCGTGGTTCTTCCCTGGAACCCAAAAATTGTTGGACTTCGCGACAGTAAAATCATCCCTCCCGAACAAAGAGAAGCGCTCTATTGCGAAATTCAAGAACAGGCCTTGGCCTGGGAGGTGGCGATTGTGGAACCGGTGGTGATTGATTCAATCAATATCCTTGAAGCCACGTTGCTGGCGATGCGTCAATGTGTCCAAAACCTTTCCTTAAAGCCCGGCTTGGTGCTGGTCGATGGCAACCAAGAGCCAGGAAGCGGGTTCTTGGAAAAAGCCATCGTAAAAGGAGACCAAATGAGTGCCTCAATTATGGCGGCCAGCATTTTGGCCAAAGTCACGAGAGATCAAATTATGTTGGAAGCTCATGATCTATATCCGCACTACGGTTTTGATGAACATAAAGGATATGGATCCGCCAAACATTTTGAGGCCATCAAACTACACGGGCCCTGCCCTCTTCACCGCCGCAGCTTCGAACCCATGCGGAGTCTAACTTGA